A window of Pseudomonas guangdongensis contains these coding sequences:
- a CDS encoding SDR family oxidoreductase, with product MAICAGRTVIITGAGGGLGRAYALAFAAEGANVVVNDIRQAAAEDVAGEIRAAGGAAIANADDITTLATAQRIVDAAVAAFGEVHVLVNNAGILRDRMFLSLSEEDWDLVMQVHLKGHFCLANILARRWRDQAKAGQPVDARIINTSSGAGLQGSVGQSNYSAAKGGVAALTLVQAAELARYGITANALAPAARTAMTESAMAEVVKKPEDGSFDLWAAENVAPLVVWLGSAQSRHVTGQVFESQGGRISLGDGWRTGVTRDKGARWLPEEIGPVVDEILAEAPKAQKVWGT from the coding sequence ATGGCTATCTGTGCAGGAAGAACCGTGATCATCACCGGCGCCGGCGGCGGACTGGGCCGCGCCTATGCGCTGGCCTTCGCCGCCGAGGGCGCCAACGTGGTGGTCAACGACATCCGTCAAGCCGCCGCCGAGGACGTCGCCGGCGAGATCCGCGCCGCCGGCGGTGCGGCCATCGCCAACGCCGACGACATCACCACCCTGGCCACCGCCCAGCGCATCGTCGATGCCGCCGTAGCGGCCTTCGGCGAGGTGCACGTGCTGGTCAACAACGCCGGCATCCTGCGCGACCGCATGTTCCTCAGCCTCAGCGAAGAGGACTGGGACCTGGTCATGCAGGTGCACCTCAAGGGCCACTTCTGCCTGGCCAACATCCTCGCCCGCCGCTGGCGCGACCAGGCCAAGGCCGGCCAGCCGGTCGACGCACGCATCATCAACACCAGCTCCGGCGCCGGCCTGCAGGGCTCGGTGGGGCAGTCCAACTACTCGGCGGCCAAGGGCGGCGTCGCTGCGCTGACCCTGGTGCAGGCCGCCGAACTCGCCCGCTACGGCATCACCGCCAACGCCCTGGCCCCGGCGGCGCGCACGGCGATGACCGAAAGCGCCATGGCCGAGGTGGTGAAGAAGCCCGAGGACGGCAGCTTCGACCTGTGGGCGGCGGAGAACGTCGCGCCGCTGGTGGTCTGGCTGGGCAGCGCGCAGTCGCGCCACGTCACCGGCCAGGTGTTCGAGAGCCAGGGCGGTCGCATCTCCCTCGGCGACGGCTGGCGCACCGGCGTGACCCGCGACAAGGGCGCGCGCTGGCTGCCCGAGGAGATCGGCCCGGTGGTCGACGAAATCCTCGCCGAAGCGCCCAAGGCGCAGAAGGTCTGGGGGACCTGA
- a CDS encoding acetyl-CoA C-acetyltransferase, protein MAEAYIVDALRSPTGKRKGGLSHVHAIDLGAQVLKALVERNPVPAFEYDDVIFGCVDTIGSQAGDIARTSWLAAGLPLSVPGTTVDRQCGSSQQALHFAAQAVMSGTQDVIAVGGVQTMTQIPISSAMLAGQPLGFPDPFSGSKGWQARFGDAPVNQFYAAQRIADHWQISREQMEAFALESHRRALTAIAGGRFTREVLPLEGVWYDETPRETSLAKMASLEPVGPEYPSITAAVSSQTCDASAALLVVSEAALKRYGLTPRARIHHISVRGDDPIWHLTAPIEATRHALKKAGMSMNDIDRVEINEAFASVVMAWAKELDYDPARTNANGGAIALGHPLGATGARLMTTLLHELERSGGRYGLQTMCEGGGQANVTIIERL, encoded by the coding sequence ATGGCTGAAGCCTATATCGTCGACGCCCTGCGCAGCCCGACCGGCAAGCGCAAGGGCGGTCTGTCCCACGTCCACGCCATCGACCTGGGCGCCCAGGTGCTCAAGGCGCTGGTCGAGCGCAACCCGGTGCCGGCCTTCGAATACGACGACGTGATCTTCGGCTGCGTCGACACCATCGGCTCGCAGGCCGGCGACATCGCCCGCACCAGCTGGCTGGCCGCCGGCCTGCCGCTGAGCGTGCCGGGCACCACCGTCGACCGCCAGTGCGGCTCGTCGCAGCAGGCGCTGCACTTCGCCGCCCAGGCGGTGATGAGCGGCACCCAGGACGTGATCGCGGTCGGCGGCGTGCAGACCATGACGCAGATCCCGATCTCCTCGGCGATGCTCGCCGGCCAGCCGCTGGGTTTCCCCGATCCGTTCTCCGGCAGCAAGGGCTGGCAGGCGCGCTTCGGCGATGCGCCGGTCAACCAGTTCTACGCCGCCCAGCGCATCGCCGACCACTGGCAGATCAGCCGCGAGCAGATGGAGGCCTTCGCCCTGGAGAGCCACCGGCGCGCCCTGACGGCCATCGCCGGCGGCCGCTTCACCCGCGAAGTGCTGCCGCTGGAGGGCGTCTGGTACGACGAGACGCCGCGCGAAACCAGCCTGGCGAAGATGGCCAGCCTGGAGCCGGTGGGGCCGGAGTACCCGTCGATCACCGCCGCGGTGTCCAGCCAGACCTGCGACGCCTCGGCGGCGCTGCTGGTGGTCTCCGAGGCGGCGCTCAAGCGCTACGGCCTGACCCCGCGGGCGCGCATCCACCATATCAGCGTGCGCGGCGACGACCCGATCTGGCACCTCACCGCCCCCATCGAGGCGACCCGCCATGCGCTGAAGAAGGCCGGCATGAGCATGAACGACATCGACCGGGTGGAGATCAACGAGGCCTTCGCTTCGGTGGTGATGGCCTGGGCCAAGGAGCTGGACTACGACCCGGCGCGCACCAACGCCAACGGCGGCGCCATCGCCCTCGGCCACCCGCTGGGCGCCACCGGCGCGCGGCTGATGACCACGCTGCTGCACGAACTGGAGCGCAGCGGCGGCCGCTACGGCCTGCAGACCATGTGCGAAGGCGGCGGCCAGGCCAACGTGACCATCATCGAACGGTTGTAA
- a CDS encoding acyl-CoA dehydrogenase family protein: MDFTFNDDQLAFREAISRFLMTEAAPEMLRDVWETDAGRSPELRNKIASQGLTALSVPESCGGLGMDDVAWALMTQELGYYAIPDSLADTAYIAAGLLVGLAEDTPGRSDALAQIAAGSIRVAVGHPVNPLVADAHLANQLLLAHGDEVHLVPRALVDVIATPSIDASRRLSQVVWEPGSATRVAAGEAGRALWADTVNRGALAVAGQSLGLAQRMLDLSVDYVAQRKQFGKPIGSFQAVKHHLADVATRIEFAKPVLYRAAHALASAATDAPVHVSHARLACAEAAWLAARHGIQVHGAMGYTWEVDLQMFMKRAWALDASWGDRAFHKSRVAGFVLADGAPLAPGQTFEE, from the coding sequence ATGGACTTCACCTTCAACGACGACCAGCTCGCCTTCCGCGAGGCGATCAGCCGCTTCCTGATGACCGAGGCGGCCCCCGAGATGCTGCGCGACGTCTGGGAAACCGACGCCGGCCGTTCCCCCGAGCTGCGCAACAAGATCGCCAGCCAGGGCCTCACCGCCCTGTCGGTGCCCGAGTCCTGCGGCGGCCTGGGCATGGACGACGTGGCCTGGGCGCTGATGACCCAGGAACTGGGCTACTACGCCATCCCCGACTCGCTGGCCGACACCGCCTACATCGCCGCCGGACTGCTCGTCGGCCTGGCCGAGGACACCCCCGGCCGCAGCGATGCCCTGGCGCAGATCGCCGCAGGCAGCATCCGCGTCGCCGTCGGCCATCCGGTCAACCCGCTGGTGGCCGACGCCCACCTGGCCAACCAGCTGCTGCTCGCCCATGGCGACGAGGTGCATCTGGTGCCGCGCGCGCTGGTCGACGTGATCGCCACGCCGAGCATCGACGCCTCGCGGCGCCTGAGCCAGGTGGTCTGGGAGCCGGGGTCGGCGACCCGCGTGGCGGCGGGCGAGGCCGGTCGCGCGCTGTGGGCGGATACGGTCAATCGCGGCGCGCTGGCGGTGGCCGGCCAGTCGCTGGGCCTGGCCCAGCGCATGCTCGACCTGTCGGTCGACTACGTCGCCCAGCGCAAGCAGTTCGGCAAGCCGATCGGCAGCTTCCAGGCGGTCAAGCACCACCTGGCCGACGTCGCCACCAGGATCGAATTCGCCAAGCCGGTGCTGTACCGCGCCGCCCACGCCCTGGCCAGCGCCGCGACCGACGCTCCGGTGCACGTCTCCCACGCCCGCCTGGCCTGCGCCGAGGCGGCCTGGCTGGCAGCGCGCCACGGCATCCAGGTGCACGGCGCCATGGGTTACACCTGGGAGGTCGACCTGCAGATGTTCATGAAGCGCGCCTGGGCGCTGGACGCCTCCTGGGGCGACCGCGCCTTCCACAAGTCCCGCGTGGCCGGCTTCGTGCTGGCCGACGGCGCCCCGCTGGCGCCGGGCCAGACCTTCGAGGAGTGA
- a CDS encoding acyl-CoA dehydrogenase family protein encodes MDLAYTPKQKAFRAEVRAWLADNLPREPLASYDTREGFEQHREWESRLFDARLSMVMWPAELGGRGCDLTEWLIFEEEYYGAGAPMRVNQNGQLLLGPTLMEFGTEEQKKRFLPRMAASADMWAQGWSEPNAGSDMAAITSKAIRDGDHYVLNGQKTWSTRAIFADWLFGLFRSDPASSRHHGLSYLLVPLNAPGVTIRPIKALNGKDAFAEVFFDDVRVPVDNRIGAEGQGWHVAMATAGFERGLLLRSPARFQATARKLVELYRANQDSADRDPSIREAVVQAWMDAQAYALSAYHTVGRLARGARIGAESSTNKIFWSELDLRMHETAMRILGARGELLDGSEGWLEGFLFAQAGPIYAGTNEIQRNIIAERMLGLPK; translated from the coding sequence ATGGACCTTGCCTATACCCCCAAACAGAAGGCCTTCCGCGCCGAGGTGCGGGCCTGGCTGGCGGACAACCTGCCGCGCGAGCCGCTGGCCAGCTACGACACCCGCGAAGGCTTCGAACAACACCGCGAATGGGAAAGCCGCCTGTTCGACGCCCGCCTGTCCATGGTGATGTGGCCGGCCGAACTCGGCGGGCGCGGCTGCGACCTCACCGAATGGCTGATCTTCGAGGAGGAGTACTACGGTGCCGGCGCGCCGATGCGCGTCAACCAGAACGGCCAGCTGCTGCTCGGCCCGACCCTGATGGAGTTCGGCACCGAGGAGCAGAAGAAGCGCTTCCTGCCGCGCATGGCCGCCAGCGCCGACATGTGGGCGCAGGGCTGGTCGGAGCCGAATGCCGGCTCGGACATGGCGGCGATCACCAGCAAGGCGATCCGCGACGGCGACCACTACGTGCTCAACGGCCAGAAGACCTGGTCGACCCGCGCGATCTTCGCCGACTGGCTGTTCGGCCTGTTCCGCAGCGACCCGGCCTCCAGCCGCCACCACGGCCTGTCCTACCTGCTGGTACCGCTGAATGCCCCGGGCGTAACCATCCGCCCGATCAAGGCGCTGAATGGCAAGGACGCCTTCGCCGAGGTGTTCTTCGACGACGTGCGCGTACCGGTGGACAACCGCATCGGCGCCGAAGGGCAGGGCTGGCACGTGGCCATGGCCACCGCCGGCTTCGAGCGCGGCCTGCTGCTGCGCTCGCCGGCACGCTTCCAGGCCACCGCGCGCAAGCTGGTCGAGCTGTACCGCGCCAACCAGGACAGCGCCGACCGCGACCCGAGCATCCGCGAGGCGGTGGTCCAGGCGTGGATGGACGCCCAGGCCTACGCGCTGTCCGCCTACCACACGGTCGGCCGCCTGGCGCGCGGCGCGCGCATCGGCGCCGAGTCGAGCACCAACAAGATCTTCTGGTCCGAGCTGGACCTGCGCATGCACGAGACTGCCATGCGCATCCTCGGCGCGCGCGGCGAGCTGCTGGACGGCAGCGAGGGCTGGCTGGAGGGCTTCCTGTTCGCCCAGGCCGGGCCGATCTACGCCGGCACCAACGAGATCCAGCGCAACATCATCGCCGAGCGCATGCTCGGCCTGCCGAAGTAA
- a CDS encoding enoyl-CoA hydratase family protein has product MSQAFTTRIEAGIAELTIAKPPVNALDSQEWLGLARSIDELGANPEVRVIVIRAEGRGFCAGVDIKELDAHPERIVAVNKGNYETFRAVHRSPVPVIVAVHGFVLGGGIGITGAADIVVAAECATFALPEVDRGAMGGGAHLQRLFPVQKVRYLFFTGEKIGAREAEKYGFIERVVPKEELREAALEIAAKIAAKSPAMIRIAKEALNGIEDGNLEDKYRWEQGFTLQAYTSPDSAETRRAFVEKRDAKF; this is encoded by the coding sequence ATGAGCCAGGCATTCACTACCCGTATCGAGGCGGGCATTGCCGAACTGACGATCGCCAAGCCGCCGGTCAACGCGCTGGACAGCCAGGAATGGCTGGGCCTGGCGCGCTCGATCGACGAGCTGGGCGCCAACCCGGAAGTGCGCGTGATCGTCATCCGCGCCGAGGGCCGCGGCTTCTGCGCCGGGGTCGACATCAAGGAACTCGATGCCCATCCCGAGCGCATCGTCGCCGTCAACAAGGGCAACTACGAGACCTTCCGCGCCGTGCACCGCAGCCCGGTGCCGGTCATAGTCGCGGTGCACGGCTTCGTGCTCGGCGGCGGCATCGGCATCACCGGCGCGGCCGACATCGTGGTCGCCGCCGAGTGCGCCACCTTCGCCCTGCCGGAGGTCGACCGCGGCGCCATGGGCGGCGGCGCCCACCTGCAGCGCCTGTTCCCGGTGCAGAAGGTCCGCTACCTGTTCTTCACCGGCGAGAAGATCGGCGCCCGCGAGGCCGAGAAGTACGGCTTCATCGAGCGCGTGGTGCCGAAGGAAGAGCTGCGTGAGGCCGCCCTGGAGATCGCCGCCAAGATCGCCGCCAAGAGCCCGGCGATGATCCGCATCGCCAAGGAAGCCCTCAACGGCATCGAGGACGGCAACCTCGAAGACAAGTACCGCTGGGAGCAGGGCTTCACCCTGCAGGCCTACACCAGCCCGGACTCCGCGGAGACCCGCCGGGCCTTCGTCGAGAAGCGCGACGCCAAGTTCTGA
- a CDS encoding NAD(P)H-dependent flavin oxidoreductase: protein MSALLQTPLTEALGCRYPIVQTAMGWVADANLVIATTKAGGFGFLAGATIPAAELEGEIQKVIAATGGSNFGLNFHMFQENAAQCVDLAIQYRLRAVSYGRGPDKQTIARFKAAGVLCIPTVGALKHAQKAVELGADLITIQGGEGGGHTGGVPTTILLPQVLDAVKVPVIAAGGYSTGRGLASALAAGAAGIAMGTRFLMTSDSPTPKATLQRYLAVNDPQRIRVTLAVDGMRHRMIDNPFINRLEGAGPFGRLRIALGSAWQWKQQTGMSFGHMLGVLRQALKEDPGAVSQTVMAANQPVLLQRSMVDGFPDEGILPSGQVAAAIGELQSCQQLIDEMVAEAERCLAALCARQAAAKTAPAIS from the coding sequence ATGAGTGCCCTGCTGCAGACCCCGCTGACCGAGGCGCTCGGCTGCCGCTACCCGATCGTGCAGACCGCGATGGGCTGGGTGGCCGACGCGAACCTGGTGATCGCCACCACCAAGGCAGGCGGCTTCGGCTTCCTCGCCGGGGCGACCATCCCGGCCGCCGAACTGGAAGGCGAGATCCAGAAGGTGATCGCGGCCACCGGCGGCAGCAACTTCGGCCTCAACTTCCACATGTTCCAGGAAAACGCCGCCCAGTGCGTCGACCTGGCGATCCAGTACCGCCTGCGCGCGGTCAGCTACGGCCGCGGTCCGGACAAGCAGACCATCGCCCGCTTCAAGGCCGCCGGCGTGCTGTGCATCCCCACCGTCGGCGCGCTCAAGCACGCGCAGAAGGCCGTGGAGCTGGGCGCCGACCTGATCACCATCCAGGGCGGCGAGGGCGGCGGCCACACCGGCGGCGTGCCGACCACCATCCTGCTGCCGCAGGTGCTGGATGCGGTCAAGGTGCCGGTGATCGCCGCCGGCGGCTACTCCACCGGCCGCGGCCTGGCCTCGGCGCTGGCCGCCGGTGCCGCCGGCATCGCCATGGGCACCCGTTTCCTGATGACCAGCGATTCGCCCACCCCCAAGGCGACCCTGCAGCGCTACCTGGCGGTCAACGACCCGCAGCGCATCCGCGTCACCCTGGCGGTGGACGGCATGCGCCACCGGATGATCGACAACCCGTTCATCAACCGCCTGGAAGGCGCCGGGCCGTTCGGCCGCCTGCGCATCGCCCTGGGCAGCGCCTGGCAGTGGAAGCAGCAGACCGGTATGAGCTTCGGCCACATGCTCGGCGTGCTGCGCCAGGCGCTCAAGGAAGACCCGGGCGCGGTGTCGCAGACGGTGATGGCCGCCAACCAGCCGGTGCTGCTGCAGCGCTCGATGGTCGACGGCTTCCCCGACGAGGGCATCCTGCCCAGCGGCCAGGTGGCCGCCGCCATCGGCGAGCTGCAGAGCTGCCAGCAACTGATCGACGAGATGGTCGCCGAGGCCGAGCGCTGCCTGGCCGCGCTCTGCGCCCGCCAGGCCGCGGCGAAGACCGCGCCGGCCATCTCCTGA
- a CDS encoding enoyl-CoA hydratase, with translation MSVPSSDSEFVTRADASVYETEQPVLYTVADGIATLTMNRPGFNNAQNSQMTYALDAALRRAVDDDAVKVIVLCGAGKHFSAGHDIGTPGRDINKPFERAHLWWDHTNKPGGEYLYAREQEVYLGMCRRWRELPKPTIAMVHGACIAGGLMLAWVCDLIVASDDAFFQDPVVRMGIPGVEYFAHPYEMNPRIAKEFLMCGDRMPASRAYEVGMVNRVVPRDELQATTYALAAKIAAQPRMGLALTKQAINHVEDLAGKRTAMDAVFAWHHFAHVHNELLSGDKLGGYDAKAMAKANKQAAASEGESA, from the coding sequence ATGAGCGTCCCGAGCAGCGACAGCGAATTCGTCACCCGCGCCGACGCCTCGGTCTACGAGACCGAGCAGCCGGTGCTGTACACGGTGGCCGACGGCATCGCCACCCTGACCATGAACCGTCCGGGGTTCAACAACGCGCAGAACTCGCAGATGACCTACGCCCTCGACGCGGCCCTGCGCCGCGCCGTGGACGACGACGCGGTCAAGGTCATCGTGCTGTGCGGCGCCGGCAAGCACTTCTCCGCCGGCCACGACATCGGCACGCCGGGACGCGACATCAACAAGCCGTTCGAGCGCGCCCACCTGTGGTGGGACCACACCAACAAGCCGGGCGGCGAGTACCTGTACGCCCGCGAGCAGGAGGTCTACCTCGGCATGTGCCGGCGCTGGCGCGAGCTGCCCAAGCCGACCATTGCCATGGTCCACGGCGCCTGCATCGCCGGCGGCCTGATGCTGGCCTGGGTCTGCGACCTGATCGTCGCCAGCGACGATGCCTTCTTCCAGGACCCGGTGGTGCGCATGGGCATTCCGGGGGTGGAGTACTTCGCTCATCCCTACGAGATGAACCCGCGCATCGCCAAGGAATTCCTCATGTGCGGCGACCGCATGCCGGCCAGCCGCGCCTACGAGGTGGGCATGGTCAACCGCGTGGTGCCGCGTGACGAGCTGCAGGCGACCACCTATGCGCTGGCGGCGAAGATCGCCGCCCAGCCGCGCATGGGCCTGGCGCTGACCAAGCAGGCGATCAACCACGTCGAGGATCTGGCCGGCAAGCGCACCGCGATGGACGCGGTGTTCGCCTGGCACCACTTCGCCCACGTGCACAACGAGCTGCTGTCCGGCGACAAGCTGGGCGGCTACGACGCCAAGGCCATGGCCAAGGCCAACAAGCAGGCCGCGGCCAGCGAAGGGGAAAGCGCATGA
- a CDS encoding CoA-transferase subunit beta yields MTDTRDFTLAELLIVAASEAWRGNGEVLASGLGVIPRLGASLAKLTHSPELLMTDSEAFLVEEPIPLGPRGDYVPKYSGCMSFERVFECVWGGRRHAMIGPTQVDRWGQTNLSVVGDYRQPKIAMLGVRGLPGNSINHINSFFVPSHNKRVFVAGEVDMVSGVGFKPERWLEGSRRDLMDIRRVVTDLCVMDFEGPERAVRVRSLHPGVSFEEVQDNTGFPLLKADGMGETAHPTAEQLAIIRRLDPHDLRASALKGNPPGIRAATQA; encoded by the coding sequence ATGACCGATACCCGTGATTTCACCCTGGCCGAACTGCTGATCGTCGCCGCCTCGGAAGCCTGGCGCGGCAACGGCGAAGTGCTGGCCTCGGGCCTGGGCGTGATTCCGCGCCTGGGCGCCAGCCTGGCCAAGCTCACCCACAGCCCGGAACTGCTGATGACCGACAGCGAGGCGTTCCTGGTCGAGGAGCCGATCCCGCTCGGCCCGCGCGGCGACTACGTGCCCAAGTACTCCGGCTGCATGAGCTTCGAGCGGGTGTTCGAGTGCGTGTGGGGCGGCCGCCGCCACGCGATGATCGGCCCGACCCAGGTCGACCGCTGGGGCCAGACCAACCTGTCGGTGGTCGGCGACTACCGCCAGCCGAAGATCGCCATGCTCGGCGTGCGCGGCCTGCCGGGCAACAGCATCAACCACATCAACTCGTTCTTCGTGCCCAGCCACAACAAGCGGGTGTTCGTCGCCGGCGAGGTGGACATGGTCTCCGGCGTCGGCTTCAAGCCCGAGCGCTGGCTGGAGGGTTCGCGCCGCGACCTGATGGACATCCGCCGCGTGGTCACCGACCTGTGCGTGATGGACTTCGAGGGGCCGGAGCGCGCGGTGCGCGTGCGTTCGCTGCACCCGGGGGTGAGTTTCGAGGAGGTGCAGGACAACACCGGCTTCCCGCTGCTCAAGGCCGACGGCATGGGCGAGACCGCGCATCCGACCGCCGAGCAGCTGGCGATCATCCGCCGCCTCGACCCGCACGACCTGCGTGCCTCCGCCCTCAAGGGCAATCCGCCCGGCATCCGTGCCGCCACCCAGGCCTGA
- a CDS encoding CoA transferase subunit A — protein sequence MNKQMTAADAVAQLRDGMTVGFGGWGPRRKPMAIVREILRSDVKDLTVVAYGGPEVGMLCAAGKVKKLVFGFATLDAIPLEPWFRKCREAGQLTELMELDEGMFEWGLRAAGMRLPFLPTRCGLATDVLTHNPELKTIASPYADGEVLLAMPALNLDVAFLHVNDADRLGNTLVTGPDPYFDHLFARAAKQCFVSCERLHERFALTAQEARNNTFERYLVTGVVHAPFGAHPTSCPSDYGWDMSHFKRYVASAAEEGGWQAYVDEFVTPGETAYQEKNGGAERLGKLPLPVF from the coding sequence ATGAACAAGCAAATGACGGCGGCCGATGCGGTCGCCCAACTGCGCGACGGCATGACCGTCGGCTTCGGCGGCTGGGGCCCGCGGCGCAAGCCGATGGCCATCGTCCGCGAGATCCTCCGCTCGGATGTCAAGGACCTCACCGTGGTCGCCTACGGCGGCCCCGAGGTCGGCATGCTGTGCGCCGCCGGCAAGGTCAAGAAACTGGTGTTCGGCTTCGCCACCCTCGACGCCATCCCGCTGGAGCCGTGGTTCCGCAAGTGCCGCGAGGCCGGCCAGCTCACCGAACTGATGGAGCTGGACGAGGGCATGTTCGAGTGGGGCCTGCGCGCCGCCGGCATGCGCCTGCCGTTCCTGCCGACCCGCTGCGGCCTGGCCACCGACGTGCTGACCCACAACCCCGAGCTGAAGACCATCGCCTCGCCCTACGCCGACGGCGAGGTGCTGCTGGCCATGCCGGCGCTCAATCTTGACGTGGCCTTCCTGCACGTCAACGACGCCGACCGCCTGGGCAACACCCTGGTGACCGGCCCGGACCCGTACTTCGACCATCTGTTCGCCCGCGCCGCCAAGCAGTGCTTCGTGTCCTGCGAGCGCCTGCACGAGCGCTTCGCGCTGACCGCTCAGGAAGCGCGCAACAACACCTTCGAGCGCTACCTGGTGACCGGCGTGGTGCACGCCCCGTTCGGCGCCCACCCGACCTCCTGCCCGTCCGACTACGGCTGGGACATGAGCCATTTCAAGCGCTACGTCGCCAGTGCGGCGGAAGAGGGCGGCTGGCAGGCCTACGTCGACGAGTTCGTGACGCCGGGCGAGACGGCCTACCAGGAAAAGAACGGCGGCGCCGAGCGCCTGGGCAAGCTGCCCCTGCCGGTGTTCTGA
- a CDS encoding VOC family protein, with the protein MIDIRGLSYFVAQVGNLGDWQCYAEDVLGMPTSPAPGGALYVKMDERPFRMLVVEGDSPRYLASGWELAGEKAFRNALAHLEAKGVEWQAGSAEEIEQRGVQALAIVVDPAGNRHELSWGHRSDCLPFVSPQGVPRFVTGDMGLGHTVLPAPNFDATLAFATEVLGFEVSDIFNFRPDPNGPATRIHFLHCANARHHSLALAEYPVPSGCVHVMVEVDSMTEVGRAHDRMQAHGVPLSATLGQHLNDRMTSFYMKTPSGFDLEYGYGGLQLDWAEHSAFEFTRVSIWGHDFSAGRQ; encoded by the coding sequence ATGATCGACATCCGTGGACTGAGTTACTTCGTTGCCCAGGTCGGCAATCTCGGCGACTGGCAGTGCTACGCCGAGGACGTGCTGGGCATGCCGACCAGCCCCGCGCCGGGCGGCGCTCTGTACGTGAAGATGGACGAGCGTCCCTTCCGCATGCTGGTGGTCGAGGGCGATTCGCCGCGCTACCTGGCCTCCGGCTGGGAGCTGGCCGGGGAGAAGGCCTTCCGCAACGCCCTCGCGCACCTCGAGGCCAAGGGCGTCGAGTGGCAGGCCGGCAGCGCCGAGGAGATCGAGCAGCGCGGCGTGCAGGCGCTGGCCATCGTCGTCGATCCGGCGGGCAACCGGCACGAACTGAGCTGGGGCCATCGCTCCGACTGCCTGCCGTTCGTCTCGCCGCAGGGCGTGCCGCGCTTCGTCACCGGCGACATGGGCCTCGGCCACACCGTGCTGCCGGCGCCGAACTTCGACGCCACCCTGGCCTTCGCCACCGAGGTGCTCGGCTTCGAGGTTTCCGACATCTTCAACTTCCGCCCGGACCCGAACGGCCCGGCGACCCGCATCCACTTCCTGCACTGCGCCAACGCCCGCCACCACAGCCTGGCGCTGGCCGAGTACCCGGTGCCGAGCGGCTGCGTGCACGTGATGGTCGAGGTCGACTCGATGACCGAGGTGGGCCGCGCCCACGACCGCATGCAGGCGCACGGCGTGCCGCTGTCGGCGACCCTCGGCCAGCACCTCAACGACCGCATGACCAGTTTCTACATGAAGACCCCCTCGGGCTTCGACCTGGAATACGGCTACGGCGGCCTGCAGCTCGACTGGGCCGAACACAGCGCCTTCGAGTTCACCCGCGTGAGCATCTGGGGCCACGACTTCTCCGCCGGCCGGCAATAA